A window of Phycisphaeraceae bacterium genomic DNA:
TGACGTTTTGCCCGACATGTGGTCCGCGTCACGCCGTTCACCAAAACCCATCGGTTCAATAACCAGCGTCGGATACCCCAGCCGCACCGCCTGGAGCGCGTAGTCTTTCTGATAACCGACGCCCTCCTGTCGCGCTTTGCCGGTTGCATCGAGTGCTACGAGATCCTTGGCACCGATGCCATGACCCGGAGTCGCAATCATTGCGGCGTGTCTTCCCCGGCTGGCGGAAATCCCATCGGGCACACAGAGCCAGCAGACGGCTTTGAGATGACGGGCGGTATCAAGCGTCAAGAGCGTTCGCGTGTACCCGCGAAGTTTTTTCGTCTCAAGCACGTGAACCTGAAGCGGCGAGGCCGACGGCGGCGGAGCGTCACCGAGACATTTGAGAAAAGCCTTGCGGGCACCGGGTTGCCATAACTTCGCGTCACGCCGGGTGCGCGCACGAAACGCATGATGCGGAGGAGATTCTTCCAACCAGCGAAAAAGGTTGGGACGAATGGTCAAATGAGGGTGGAGAGGTTTTTTTCCCAGTTGCATGGATACAGAGTGTACCCAGTCGCACGCATCCCCAACTCGCCTACAATCTCCGCCATGTCGAAGAAGGAGGATAAAGCCGAGGCACTCAGTCCGCGGATTGCCAATCGCAAGGCGTTCCACGACTACCACATCCACGAAAAGCTGGAGGTGGGCATCATCCTTCAGGGCAGTGAGGTCAAGAGCATCCGCAACGGCAAAGTCTCGCTGGCGGAAGGCTTTGCCCGTGTCGAACCGCGGGACATGGGCCTTTATCTCTACGACGTGGACATCGCAAACTACGCACAGGCTGCCGGTGCCAACGGCCACGAGCCCAAGCGTGTCCGCAAACTTCTCGCTCATAAACGTCAGATCGCCAAACTTCTCGGCGAGACCTCGGCCAAAGGGATGACACTGATTCCCCTGGCGATGTATTTCGTGCGCGGCCACGTGAAGCTCGAAATCGGACTGGCGTCGGGCAAGCAATCCCATGACAAACGGCAGGATTTGAAGAAACGGGAATCCGATCGAGAGATTCGACGAGGCATGACCAGACGGATCATTTGAGGTTCATCGATCACGGCCTGCCCCTCCACGGTTCAATACCTCCCTCATTTGTTCGCGAACGGATGGCGGAGACGCGGTTCGCACCCGATCTCGCGTGCAATCCCTTATAATTGCTGATTCACACCTAACCGGAACTAAAGACATGGGCGATCCGTATCCATTGACTCCCGTTGAAGTCCAACCCATCCGCACCGCCAACCGCGTGATCCAGACACCCATCCCGCACCCGAGTACGGTGCCGATGCTCGAAAAAATGCGGTCGCTGGAGCCTTGGTGCATGGAGGGCCAGCCGCCGATCATCTGGGACCGTGCGGAAGGCGCCAGCGTCTTTGATTCCTTCGGTAACAAGTGGATCGACTTCACCTCCGGCGTACTCATCACCAATGCCGGTCATGGCCGCAAGGAAATGATCGATGCAGTGGTCAAGA
This region includes:
- the smpB gene encoding SsrA-binding protein SmpB, which translates into the protein MSKKEDKAEALSPRIANRKAFHDYHIHEKLEVGIILQGSEVKSIRNGKVSLAEGFARVEPRDMGLYLYDVDIANYAQAAGANGHEPKRVRKLLAHKRQIAKLLGETSAKGMTLIPLAMYFVRGHVKLEIGLASGKQSHDKRQDLKKRESDREIRRGMTRRII
- a CDS encoding prolyl oligopeptidase family serine peptidase, whose product is MQLGKKPLHPHLTIRPNLFRWLEESPPHHAFRARTRRDAKLWQPGARKAFLKCLGDAPPPSASPLQVHVLETKKLRGYTRTLLTLDTARHLKAVCWLCVPDGISASRGRHAAMIATPGHGIGAKDLVALDATGKARQEGVGYQKDYALQAVRLGYPTLVIEPMGFGERRDADHMSGKTSESPCQAASVVAMMLGTTLARIRINDLQRGVDYLETLPFIDPKRIGLMGISGGGQMTLWTSAIETRIRVAIVSGYLNTFRDSVMAMFHCICNFVPGLARELDMADLAALIAPRPILVESGSTDPIFPIAATRSAVRRVREIYSVFNAEDHVEADLFEGDHQWSGVKVEAFLKKWL